GGTCTGGAGCAGGGAGTTGAGGTAGCACGTCCCTCCCTGGTTCCGAATGCCGCACAGTTTGCTTCTTCCTCGGGGAGCTGGGGGCTCGTCTCCCGCTTTGGCAACTCTCGTCCCCCCAGAGGAGAAGGCTCCTTCAGCCTCATCGCCATCCTCCTCAAAAAGATTCCCAAACATGACGTTTCGTTGGCTTTTGTGTTGCTTGGTAAACGCGCCAGCTGCGTCCCGCTATCTCATCTTGGTCTTGCCCAGTTCTCGGTTGACAATTGCCGGACTGACGCGAAAATAAGACGACTTGACGGGGATGAACATAGCGACCGGCCGGGGCTGGTAAATGCGTCCAAAAAAGCTAACTAACAAGTTCGGCTCACCTGGCTCGACAGCACAGGTAAAAGGAAACAGTCCGTCTGTCCTTAACGAGCGACGTCAAGTAAAAAGCGGACCAAGCGTTTCGATATAGGAATAAACTAGGTAACTGTTTATCTACTCGACACTGTTTAGACAGTcctgtttttccactttagGTCTTAAAGCGGCGAACGTAAATACAAATGCCGCCGGTGGACAGTGGGCAGCCATCTTGTTTTTCGGCACGAACGTCGCCGCGAAGCATTGTGGGGCTTGTAGTTTCGTTTGGGGGGCATAACGCAGTGACGTCATATCCGTTGCGTGCAATAACAATTTTCTATATTCggatttttaaattataattaACAGGAAGTTGTAGTTAAAATAGCAAaccaaacaaataataattaaaaaaaaaaaagtcatataaCATCTTCCAGGTGTTCCAGTCGATAGTATTCGGCACTCTCTCTGCTGTTATTCCCAGTCAGggaacaaatttaaaaaatctgtTTCTTCAGTCTAAGCGGGGGCCTTACTAAATAATATTTACTGACACAACCAAGATAGTGAACAATTGACATTTAATAGTGTGCAAAATATCCTAGTCAACAAAAGTGACCTTTATAGAAATTGATAAGTAGCTTATTGTTCTTTTAATAACTTACTGTCATTCTTATGTATCCTCATGCTGCAGGCAGGCACttttacacacatacacacacacatacactgcATGTTTTTACATTAAGGTAGGTTAAAGTTCTGGAATTGTCCTCTGAGGACAATACTGAATTCACAtatacaacaaacaaactagTGTGCGCACTTGCAATCCTCCTTTTATAAGAGTTCCTCTGAGGTTTTTGCATGGTGGGCTGACTCCTGCGGGGCCCCCATGGACAGGGCATGCATCCACACGCATAAATATGGTAGTGAATGAGCTCAGTACATTTTCAGCTTGAACACTTTGGCGAGAGGCGCTTTGGCACTTGAGTAGATCAGATAAGAGTCTCCGCCAGCACTGAAGAACTCCCAATCGCTGCAGCCGATAGTCGGAAGCCAGTGGACGGGAACGAAGCCCTCGTAGCCCTGCCACCTTCACACGGGCGATGCAAGAACCCACGTTAGTGTCGAGTAAATGAACAGGATGCTGGCCTCCAAATCCCTTGCATGTCAAACGGGAAACGACGAATACCTGTAGAGAACACTGTTGAGAGAGTACGATTCCCCGTTGAAGGAATTGGCGACAACCAGGAAATATTCCTCCCCGAGACTGAAGAACTCCCAGTCCACTGCGCTGTTGGTAGAAAGCAAAAGTTTTGTAAATACTTTTGCCTAACACAAGCTCTGAGTTCTTAGTGGTTTGGGGGCATTCAAAGACTGTAATGGGCCATTTGTGGCCCACGTGCCACATGTTGTTCACCAGTAGTGGGAGGTAAAGAAGTTCAAATGGCCTTTTTAATGATACCTGTATGTGACGATGTCCTGGAAACGGACAAACACCTGCCCGATCATGTCCAGCTCATATATAGTAGAGTTGATGGCATATTGACTGGGTccgttgccatggagacggTGTCCATTGGCAACCACCAGGAAGACCCGTGTGCCTATCTGGAACATCTCCCAGTCAGTGGCGCAAAACGTCTGCGGAagaaaaaattataaatatatatttaaaaaaaaaaaaaaaaaaacgtttaaaGACGTCTGTGGGCAAACATTTAATTAAAGCTGTAAAAGTGAGCTGACTCAACCGGATCAGTTCCGGCCCAGTTAATGGGAGACTATTATTTCCAATCGTGTTAGGACGACTTGTAAATTAGACAGGCAATTAGCGGTTAGGTCGGCTTAcacgcgaagcaagcaaacacccacgaaaagaaaaaaaaattcagcttTTCAAACTGAATTCCATGCAACAGAACCTCCAACTTCCAGTCACTCAATgattgtaactttttttttttgcacgtgcAACATCACGGCGTAAAGATCTATagaaagacaataaaaaaaaatctgaaatggaAGTGTCAAGAGTGTATGTCGGAGTGTTCTGGGTGACTTCAcgtgattaatttttttctggctGCTTTCTGACTAATCTTCTCATTCAGCTGTGGAATTCCCCTCAATCACGCTCATCTCCTTATGGCCCTATCAATGTGTCAACACATGTTTCACAGAAAGTGCGGTATGACACTTGCTGTCGGCTACGGCCAGCATGGTCTATTTTTGGAAGCGGGCACACGCCTGATGCTTTTTTCTCCCCATCCCTATCATTAACTCGTTTTCATCTCgccgtgtttgtgtttgttcccTCCATCCGAGTGCAATAACAGGACCGTTGTACTGCGTTTCAACCCGTCATCACATAAATCGGCGAGGAAATTACGAGTCTGTCTGGTGATATAGTCGTGAAATAAAATCTCAGATAAAGTCACTGCCGCAGCTAGAGGGGGGGGCGTGGaggcactgcccccccccctgaaCACAGgtgccaggccagataattgacttttggggatttttccagggattcttttttgtcccccatagGGAACACATAATTTTTATGtgagttttttgaaaaataatttgggttatttgttttgtagacCCTTGCTACTACCCCCTAAGGAAATCATACTAACAAAGACAGTTAAGAATATTGTACCTTAATGGTTTGGAGGACTCGAAAGCTCCCGTCGACCCAAACGTAGATAACAGAGTCTACTGACGTGGTTACGCCGTCAAAGGCGTTCGCCACGACCAAAAAATGATAAGGTCCCACTTTGAAGGACTCCCAGTCGTAAGCCCCTGACGTTCTCAACCTCTGGTGGACCTCAAAGGACTTGGTTGGTTTGTTCCATTTGTAAACTACGCTGTCGATGGTGTGGTTGTTTTGACCTACGGGAAAGACGGTGACGcaaaatgaaaagttattATCGAAGTTTTGAttgtaagcattttttgtttttcttacctTTCCTGTGATTGGCGACGACGAGATATGTGTGTCGATGGATTTTGAAGGCCTCCCAGTCACGTGCACAGTGAGTCTCCAAAGTCTGGAAGCGCAcaaattgtttgctttttcgGTTCCACTTGTAAATGACGGAGACATCGACTTCCTTTCCCACACTGGCGCCTATGTTGCAGTTGGACACCACCAGAAATGTCTAGAACAAAATAAGAAGACTTTGGAGAGAAAAACTTTGCTGCTGGTGGAATATCTAACAATCTCATTTGTCATACCTTCTTGCCCATGTTGAAATGTCTCAATGCCAGCGCTCCGTGTGTGCTAAGATTCTGATACAGCTGGAAGCCATTTTGTTGGCTCCACCGATACACCGCGGACCCAGAAGTTGTGGAGCGATGAGCCATGGCAGCCATCAGACCCACGCCTTGAATCTGGAAGACCTGAAGATGACACCAAACAAAGATGCTCTTAAGTTTTGGTCTTTGTCTAAAGTGATGGGACTGACACGTAGATCTTTAGAAGAGCTTTTAGTTACCTCTATGTCATGTGTCTCTGAGCTGGTGCTGAGAACCTGCCGTTCCTCAACATAGTCCAGTCGTTTACGATCTGAGAAGATGCAGACGTTTGTTCATTTCTAAACCGAGACTGAAGATGATTTTGGCTTCTCACCCTCCAGAACGGTGATCCACGAGGTCCCATCGCAAACGTAAAGGGCTTTCCTAAGCGGGTTAAACCGCAACTGGCCTCGGAGTGTCTCGGAACACATCTGCTCCAAACCCACTGACACTCTCGTCTCTGATTCTGGTGGTTCCCAAAGATTTAGAAGAGACTTGGGTATTACGCTACAAATACTGCATGGACTTTACCGTATGGGATCAGCTGACTTGCGGGATTCTTCCCGGCGACATCTGACAACAGCAATGGCGGAACAGATAGAGATGCAAGTTGAGCTTGGGCAGATGGGCATATCTGATGGGTGGCGTCAGAACCCGGCACCAGAACCAACTGTCGTAACAGGCCCTGTGGATTCAACCCTAAACCTTACTCTGACGAACAATGTGAGTAGATGAGAAGGGCCATCAAGAGAGGAATGCGGGCCTTACCGTAAACAATCCTTTCCATCTGCCCCGACTGCCAATGTGAAATCTGGACAGGTGAAAGCTGAGGTCTGACGGAAAGGACCTGGAGGGAAGGCTGCTTGCCAGAAAAGATAGCAGTTTCATAAATTGACGTCAACGATATATATTATCTTTACGGCTAGCAATATTTCAGGCACTCCGAGCCATCTATCAAACGATGTCAGGTTGCTGACATTGTATGGCCGGAGGCTGTGAGCATATTTCGAGAACTGCTGATGTATTGCGTTGAATGATCTATGATCCCCGCGGGGCGCATTCGAGGGGACGGAACGGGACTCAGGTGGTGGGGTTGGAAAATTCTGATCCTGCTTCCTGGTTCATGTGAACTTAAAAACACAGTCATGTTCTCAGTGCTTTGTTTTGACGACGTTAGCATCCACGGGGTTACAATCAAAGCTAGTAAAGTACTACCGTGGTCTTTATCCAGGTCTAGGTTACTTACATTTCACGCAGTGTGCCACAATCCACCGTCAGCCTGCCTTGGTGACCGACGACGGACAGAACCAGGGTGTGCCAGCGGTTGTCTGCGAGCTGGGCGCCCCGGAACATCTGCTGCTCCGTGACGCCTCGCTCCCCTCTGAAGAGCAAGTGCAGTCGCTTCCCTGAGAGCCTCAGTCCCAGGAGGAGTCGGCGGTGTTCTGCGTTGTTCCTCACTTTTTTGCCACTCGTGTCTATTTGCAGCCTACTTCCCTCGTCATCCTCCTTTTCCTCCAGCGCTCCTTGCGCTGTGATTTTTGGCTCCATCATGGTGAAGATGTACTCACTTTTCtggaaggtgaaaaaaaaaatccaacacaaTCTACTCAATGATGCTAGTTGGAATTTTATAGTGAATCCTCAGAACACAGACTATTTGGGGGAGACCAGACACAGAATTAAGGAGGCTTTAGCCCCCTCTGGCCCCCCACCTAGAACCGCCACAGGAATAGCAAAAACCGTTATTGACCCCTTATTGTAATTGACAAAGtctgccactagatggcaacaAGACTCATTCTGTGTCAAGGAAACTCCTCATCTCACTTCCACAGTTCCTTGGAACCAAgacaccactagagggcactcTTGTGTAAAATCCCGTGCGGGTCACTCACCTTTTGTGCCATGTGAGCCACTTTCAGCGTAACCACGATGGAGAAGTCTTTCGGGGAGCGTTCACAATCGGAGAGCAGGCTGACGGGATCGTGAGGACCAGTGAAATGGACGCCGCGGAATCCTCCGGATGACCTCACCTCAACCCCTGACGTGAATGCAGAGGCGTCCTTCTTGAGGACAGCAGATAGAAGATCCACAGGAACCGAATCTGGAGGCCGTTGACTAATATTAGTCATGGTGGAGTGGTTGGTGAAACAAATGTTAGGggatgattatttttctttttaagggGGATGACTGAGTTTTGAGGATTATGACGTGGGTGCCAACCAGTGGGAACTCCTGCATTTTCAAAAATCGTCGTAGCATGCCGGAATACCTGCCATGTGCGGAATAGCCCTGGGTGGTGAAGCGGTGGCTTTGAGTGTTTTCCCGTAAATGGGAATCGCTTGCAAAACGGAATCCCAACTTCGGACCACGTCTGTACTTGTTTAAAGGCGGGGAGGGATGCAAATGAAATTGGAAGTGCAAAATTGGCATCCCAAACTTGGCAAACCGGAGGAATTTGCGGCTGGAGGGGGGTTCCCGGATATTATTACTTGGATCATGGTTATTACGAGAGACTTTAGTGAGAGAGCGGGAAATATTTACCTGGACATTGTTCCCCAAGGTCAGCTGTCATGAAAATGACCCTGAGGCTGAGCAGAAGCAGCTGGGAGAGTAGCAGTGACGACATCATCACCACGAGCCTCTTCACTTTACTCGATCTCCTTGACAAAGGGTCTCCGTGCGGGATGTTCTTTTGGTAAAAGCATCTTAAACATCATCcttcttgaaagaaaaaaaaaaagtccaaaagtTGAGGGGAAATACAAGACAGGAGGTTCTGGAGGACCTGTGAGCATGTGTGTCTGGAGAGGAATCCACTGAAGTGTGGAGAAGCCGTGCACCTGCACAGCCCCCTTTAAAGAGGCCCCCGCCATGCAAATGAGCTGTCACTCGtcctgcagctttttttttttttaaacagtcttgttcagacacacacacacacgcacaaacatgcacacttATATACCAGGTTTTCAGGGGACTCTGTCTTACAGAAGACTTTATGTTAATGTCTATGTTAACATTTGCGAAACaatggaataaaatatttattttaaagacaAATTCATAAGAGAGTAATTGCAAACAA
Above is a genomic segment from Syngnathus acus chromosome 22, fSynAcu1.2, whole genome shotgun sequence containing:
- the tspeara gene encoding thrombospondin-type laminin G domain and EAR repeat-containing protein; this encodes MMSSLLLSQLLLLSLRVIFMTADLGEQCPDSVPVDLLSAVLKKDASAFTSGVEVRSSGGFRGVHFTGPHDPVSLLSDCERSPKDFSIVVTLKVAHMAQKKSEYIFTMMEPKITAQGALEEKEDDEGSRLQIDTSGKKVRNNAEHRRLLLGLRLSGKRLHLLFRGERGVTEQQMFRGAQLADNRWHTLVLSVVGHQGRLTVDCGTLREILPSRSFPSDLSFHLSRFHIGSRGRWKGLFTGLLRQLVLVPGSDATHQICPSAQAQLASLSVPPLLLSDVAGKNPASQLIPYESETRVSVGLEQMCSETLRGQLRFNPLRKALYVCDGTSWITVLEDRKRLDYVEERQVLSTSSETHDIEVFQIQGVGLMAAMAHRSTTSGSAVYRWSQQNGFQLYQNLSTHGALALRHFNMGKKTFLVVSNCNIGASVGKEVDVSVIYKWNRKSKQFVRFQTLETHCARDWEAFKIHRHTYLVVANHRKGQNNHTIDSVVYKWNKPTKSFEVHQRLRTSGAYDWESFKVGPYHFLVVANAFDGVTTSVDSVIYVWVDGSFRVLQTIKTFCATDWEMFQIGTRVFLVVANGHRLHGNGPSQYAINSTIYELDMIGQVFVRFQDIVTYSAVDWEFFSLGEEYFLVVANSFNGESYSLNSVLYRWQGYEGFVPVHWLPTIGCSDWEFFSAGGDSYLIYSSAKAPLAKVFKLKMY